The Kwoniella shivajii chromosome 7, complete sequence genome includes a region encoding these proteins:
- a CDS encoding 60S ribosomal protein L1-A, with amino-acid sequence MSKLQASSVRGSIKTLLSQSSLEGHKEAGGKKRNFVETIELQIGLKNYDPQRDKRFSGTVKLPHVPRPRMQLCILADAADVDRAKQLDEELPFMTVEDLKKLNKNKKLVKKLAQKYDAFLASEALIKQIPRLLGPGLSKAGKFPTPVSHSEDLQRKVTEVRSTIKFQLKKVLCLGVAVGHVDMEEDQIMQNTMLAINFLISLLKKQWQNIQSLTIKSTMGKPQRLF; translated from the exons ATGTCCAAACTTCAGGCATCAAGCGTGCGAGGGTCCATCAAaacccttctttctcaatcttctttaGAAGGTCACAAAGAAGCTGGTGGTAAAAAGAGAAACTTTGTAGAGACCATCGAACTCCAAATCGGTCTTAAGAACTACGACCCTCAACGAGACAAGCGATTC TCCGGTACCGTCAAGCTCCCTCACGTTCCCCGACCTCGAATGCAACTTTGTATCTTGGCCGATGCTGCCGACGTTGACAGAGCTAAGCAACTTGATGAGGAACTCCCCTTCATGACCGTTGAGGATTTGAAGAAGCTtaacaagaacaagaagctCGTTAAGAAGCTAGCTCAAAAATACGATGCTTTCCTTGCTTCtgaagctttgatcaagCAAATTCCTCG TTTACTCGGTCCCGGTCTTTCCAAAGCTGGTAAATTCCCCACCCCCGTCTCTCACTCTGAGGATCTTCAACGAAAGGTCACCGAAGTCCGATCCACCATCAAATTCCAACTTAAAAAGGTTCTTTGTCTCGGTGTCGCCGTCGGTCACGTTGATATGGAGGAAGACCAAATCATGCAAAACACCATGTTGGCCAtcaatttcttgatctctcttcttaagaaacaa TGGCAAAACATCCAATCTCTTaccatcaaatccaccaTGGGTAAACCTCAACGACTTTTCTAA